In Streptomyces canus, one DNA window encodes the following:
- a CDS encoding ArnT family glycosyltransferase gives MPAELLLPSPSVPGSRTAYWSRLLPPLAALACATRVPSFTRPFWNPDEGYLAVQARLLAQGGQLYETVVDRKPPLVPWLYEAAFAVTGSGTLAGVRVLAVLAQLLTAALLASLAGRRWGDTSGRTAGVLYLLISVGLNPEDAQAASFEVFLLPCTAAAMWCADRRRWGAAGTAVACAFLTKQTGGAVLLPVLWLYVASGAGRRGLQRLVAGALTPVLCAALVTDPAGFLFWTVTGSGAYATLTGSELHVLARGLANTGIVTVTCAGLIAPVVRARRAPTADLWLWLLASAGAVLLGFHFFGHYYLQLLPPIALLATGALRALPYDRTITAVLTSACACALFLTWGVLAPRTDLDHARRVAQAVSSRTPPGDPVLIWGIHPETYWMADRAPATRYLTAGLLTNYSGGRDGGRVGERYAVRGTWAVFRREAVSAALVVDDSRGKPYAPERVRGLRRLLAAGYEEAGAVDGAVLYVRRR, from the coding sequence ATGCCCGCAGAGCTCCTGCTCCCGTCACCTTCCGTACCCGGTTCCCGTACGGCGTACTGGAGCCGACTGCTGCCCCCGCTCGCGGCCCTGGCCTGCGCGACGCGCGTCCCGTCCTTCACACGCCCCTTCTGGAACCCGGACGAGGGCTATCTCGCCGTGCAGGCACGACTGTTGGCGCAGGGCGGACAGCTCTACGAGACGGTCGTCGACCGCAAGCCGCCCCTCGTGCCGTGGCTCTACGAGGCCGCGTTCGCGGTGACGGGCTCCGGCACACTGGCCGGGGTGCGGGTCCTGGCGGTCCTGGCCCAGCTCCTCACCGCCGCCCTGCTGGCCTCCCTGGCCGGCCGCCGCTGGGGCGACACGTCGGGCCGTACCGCAGGAGTGCTGTATCTGCTGATCTCCGTCGGCCTGAACCCCGAGGACGCGCAGGCCGCGAGCTTCGAGGTGTTCCTCCTGCCCTGCACGGCCGCCGCGATGTGGTGCGCGGACCGGCGGCGCTGGGGTGCGGCGGGAACGGCGGTCGCGTGCGCGTTCCTCACGAAGCAGACGGGCGGGGCGGTGCTGCTGCCCGTGCTCTGGCTGTACGTCGCCTCGGGCGCGGGGCGACGGGGGCTGCAGCGGCTCGTGGCGGGGGCGTTGACGCCGGTGCTGTGCGCGGCGCTGGTGACGGACCCGGCGGGTTTCCTGTTCTGGACGGTGACGGGTTCGGGGGCGTACGCCACGCTGACCGGCTCCGAACTCCACGTACTGGCAAGGGGTTTGGCCAACACCGGGATCGTGACGGTGACCTGCGCGGGCCTGATCGCCCCCGTCGTACGGGCCCGGCGCGCGCCGACCGCCGATCTGTGGCTGTGGCTGCTCGCGTCGGCGGGAGCGGTGCTCCTCGGCTTCCACTTCTTCGGCCACTACTACCTCCAACTCCTCCCGCCGATCGCGCTCCTGGCCACGGGTGCGCTTCGCGCGCTGCCGTACGACCGTACGATCACGGCGGTGCTCACCTCGGCCTGCGCGTGCGCGCTGTTCCTGACGTGGGGTGTGCTGGCCCCTCGCACCGACCTCGACCACGCACGCCGTGTGGCACAGGCGGTGTCGTCCCGTACGCCGCCGGGCGATCCGGTCCTGATCTGGGGGATACACCCGGAGACGTACTGGATGGCGGACCGTGCCCCGGCCACCCGCTATCTGACGGCGGGTCTCCTCACGAACTACAGCGGGGGCCGGGACGGGGGGCGGGTGGGGGAGAGGTATGCCGTGCGGGGTACGTGGGCGGTGTTCCGCCGGGAGGCGGTCTCTGCGGCCCTGGTGGTGGACGACTCCCGCGGCAAGCCGTACGCGCCGGAACGGGTACGGGGCCTCCGGCGGTTGCTGGCGGCGGGGTACGAGGAGGCGGGGGCGGTGGATGGGGCGGTGCTGTACGTGAGGAGGAGGTAG
- a CDS encoding amino acid permease codes for MSSTLFRTKKVEQSILDTEEPEHALKKSLSALDLTVFGVGVIIGTGIFVLTGTVAKNNAGPAVALAFVVAGVVCALAALCYAEFASTVPVAGSAYTFSYASLGELPAWIIGWDLVLEFALGTAVVSVGWSGYIASLLDNAGWHLPEALGSRDGADGFGFDILAAALVLVLTCILVLGTKLSARVTSIVVAIKVTVVLTVIIAGAFFIKGDHYDPFIPKAQEVPAGDGLQSPLIQLMFGWAPSNFGVMGIFTAASVVFFAFIGFDVVATAAEETRNPQRDMPRGILGSLLICTTLYVAVSIVVTGMQKYTDLSITAPLADAFKATGHPWFAGFISFGAAVGLTTVCMILLLGQTRVFFAMSRDGLLPTFFSHVHPKYRTPHRPTILLGVIIAIVAGFTPLSELAELVNIGTLFAFVVVAIGVVILRKSRPDLPRAFRTPWVPVIPILSVLASLWLMLNLPAETWLRFAIWMVIGFLVYFLYGRSHSRLGQRTAAANNTE; via the coding sequence GTGAGCAGCACCCTCTTCCGGACGAAGAAGGTCGAGCAGTCCATCCTCGACACCGAGGAGCCAGAGCACGCGCTCAAGAAGTCCTTGTCCGCGCTGGATCTGACCGTCTTCGGTGTCGGCGTCATCATCGGCACCGGCATCTTCGTCCTGACCGGCACCGTCGCCAAGAACAACGCCGGACCGGCGGTGGCCCTGGCCTTCGTCGTGGCCGGTGTCGTCTGCGCGCTCGCCGCGCTCTGCTACGCCGAGTTCGCCTCCACCGTCCCGGTGGCGGGATCGGCGTACACCTTCTCCTACGCCTCCCTCGGCGAACTGCCCGCCTGGATCATCGGCTGGGACCTGGTCCTGGAGTTCGCGCTGGGCACGGCGGTGGTGTCCGTCGGCTGGTCCGGCTACATCGCCTCGCTGCTGGACAACGCGGGCTGGCATCTGCCCGAAGCGCTCGGCAGCCGCGACGGGGCCGACGGCTTCGGCTTCGACATCCTCGCCGCAGCGCTCGTCCTGGTGCTGACCTGCATCCTCGTGCTCGGCACCAAGCTCTCCGCGCGCGTGACCTCGATCGTCGTCGCCATCAAGGTGACGGTCGTGCTGACCGTGATCATCGCGGGCGCCTTCTTCATCAAGGGCGACCACTACGACCCGTTCATCCCGAAGGCACAGGAGGTGCCGGCCGGTGACGGTCTCCAGTCACCGCTGATCCAGCTGATGTTCGGCTGGGCGCCCTCCAACTTCGGTGTGATGGGCATCTTCACCGCCGCCTCCGTCGTCTTCTTCGCCTTCATCGGCTTCGACGTCGTGGCCACCGCCGCCGAGGAGACCAGGAACCCGCAGCGCGACATGCCCCGCGGCATCCTCGGCTCCCTCCTCATCTGCACGACCCTCTACGTCGCCGTCTCGATCGTCGTGACGGGCATGCAGAAGTACACCGACCTGTCCATCACGGCCCCGCTCGCCGACGCCTTCAAGGCCACCGGCCACCCCTGGTTCGCGGGCTTCATCAGCTTCGGCGCCGCCGTCGGCCTGACAACCGTCTGCATGATCCTGCTCCTGGGCCAGACCCGGGTCTTCTTCGCGATGAGCCGCGACGGACTGCTGCCGACGTTCTTCTCCCACGTCCACCCGAAGTACCGGACGCCGCACCGTCCGACCATCCTGCTCGGCGTGATCATCGCGATCGTCGCCGGCTTCACACCCCTGAGCGAACTCGCCGAACTGGTCAACATCGGCACCCTGTTCGCGTTCGTGGTGGTCGCCATCGGCGTGGTCATCCTCCGCAAGTCCCGCCCTGACCTGCCCCGCGCCTTCCGCACCCCCTGGGTGCCGGTCATCCCGATCCTGTCGGTCCTGGCCTCCCTCTGGCTGATGCTCAACCTGCCGGCCGAGACCTGGCTGCGGTTCGCCATCTGGATGGTCATCGGCTTCCTCGTCTACTTCCTCTACGGCCGTAGCCACAGCCGTCTCGGACAGCGCACGGCGGCGGCCAACAACACGGAGTAA
- the dxs gene encoding 1-deoxy-D-xylulose-5-phosphate synthase: MPLLTRIRGPRDLDRLSLEELDQLAEEIRSFLVGAVSKTGGHLGPNLGVVELTIALHRVFDSPKDRVLFDTGHQAYVHKLLTGRQDFSRLRSKGGLSGYPSRAESEHDVIENSHASTVLGWADGLAKANQVLKRDDHVVAVIGDGALTGGMAWEALNNIADAKDRPLVIVVNDNERSYAPTIGGLANHLATLRTTDGYERFLARGKDLLERTPVVGRPLYETLHGAKKGLKDFIAPQGMFEDLGLKYVGPIDGHDLEALESALARAKRFGGPVIVHCLTEKGRGYEPAEQDEADRFHGIGPIHPDTGLPVKASAASWTSVFGDEMVKLGREREDIVAITAAMLQPVGLKKFADTFPGRIYDVGIAEQHAAVSAAGLATGGLHPVFAVYATFLNRAFDQVLMDVALHKCGVTFVLDRAGVTGDDGASHNGMWDMSMLQVIPTLRLAAPRDAEQLRAQLREAVQVDDAPTVLRYSKGVVGPAVPAVGTVGGMDVLREPGTDTPDVLLVSVGALAPMCLEIATLLDKQGISTTVVDPRWVKPVDEAMAPLAERHRVVVTVEDNSRVGGVGSAIAQALRDAGVDVPLRDFGIPPRFLDHASRAEVMAEIGLTAPDIARQVTGLVSKLDGRYSDSAAEAEPARD, encoded by the coding sequence GTGCCGCTGCTGACCCGCATCAGGGGACCGCGTGATCTGGACCGGCTCAGCCTTGAGGAGCTGGACCAGCTGGCGGAGGAGATCAGGAGCTTCCTCGTCGGCGCGGTCTCCAAGACCGGCGGCCACCTCGGCCCCAACCTCGGTGTGGTCGAGCTGACCATCGCCCTGCACCGGGTGTTCGACTCGCCCAAGGACCGGGTGCTCTTCGACACCGGCCACCAGGCGTATGTGCACAAGCTGCTCACCGGGCGGCAGGACTTCTCCAGGCTGCGCTCCAAGGGCGGGCTGTCCGGCTACCCCTCGCGCGCCGAGTCCGAGCACGACGTCATCGAGAACAGCCACGCCTCGACCGTCCTCGGATGGGCGGACGGGCTCGCGAAAGCCAACCAGGTGCTCAAACGGGACGACCACGTCGTCGCCGTGATCGGTGACGGTGCCCTGACCGGCGGTATGGCCTGGGAGGCGCTGAACAACATCGCCGACGCCAAGGACCGGCCGCTGGTCATCGTCGTCAACGACAACGAGCGGTCCTACGCGCCGACCATCGGCGGTCTCGCCAACCACCTGGCCACCCTGCGCACCACCGACGGCTACGAGCGCTTCCTCGCCCGCGGCAAGGACCTGCTGGAGCGCACCCCCGTCGTCGGCAGGCCGCTCTACGAGACCCTGCACGGGGCCAAGAAGGGCCTCAAGGACTTCATCGCGCCCCAGGGCATGTTCGAGGACCTCGGCCTGAAGTACGTCGGTCCCATCGACGGACACGACCTCGAGGCGCTGGAGTCCGCGCTGGCCCGCGCCAAGCGGTTCGGCGGGCCGGTCATCGTGCACTGCCTCACCGAGAAGGGCCGCGGCTACGAGCCCGCCGAGCAGGACGAGGCCGACCGCTTCCACGGCATCGGCCCCATCCACCCGGACACCGGCCTGCCGGTCAAGGCCTCCGCGGCCAGCTGGACCTCCGTCTTCGGCGACGAGATGGTCAAGCTGGGCCGGGAGCGCGAGGACATCGTCGCCATCACCGCGGCCATGCTCCAGCCGGTCGGCCTGAAGAAGTTCGCGGACACCTTCCCGGGGCGCATCTACGACGTCGGCATCGCCGAGCAGCACGCGGCCGTGTCGGCGGCGGGCCTCGCGACCGGCGGCCTGCACCCCGTCTTCGCCGTCTACGCCACCTTCCTCAACCGTGCCTTCGACCAGGTCCTCATGGACGTCGCCCTGCACAAGTGCGGTGTGACCTTCGTGCTCGACCGGGCCGGCGTCACCGGCGACGACGGCGCCTCGCACAACGGCATGTGGGACATGTCGATGCTCCAGGTCATCCCGACGCTCCGGCTCGCCGCCCCGCGCGACGCCGAACAGCTGCGCGCCCAGCTGCGGGAGGCCGTCCAGGTCGACGACGCGCCGACCGTGCTGCGCTACTCCAAGGGCGTCGTGGGCCCCGCCGTACCCGCCGTGGGCACCGTCGGAGGCATGGACGTCCTGCGCGAGCCGGGGACCGACACGCCCGACGTGCTCCTCGTCTCCGTCGGCGCCCTCGCCCCCATGTGCCTGGAGATCGCCACGCTCCTAGACAAGCAGGGCATCTCCACCACCGTCGTCGACCCGCGCTGGGTCAAGCCCGTCGACGAGGCCATGGCCCCGCTCGCCGAGCGGCACCGCGTGGTCGTCACCGTCGAGGACAACAGCAGGGTCGGCGGCGTCGGCTCGGCGATCGCCCAGGCCCTGCGTGACGCGGGCGTCGACGTACCGCTGCGCGACTTCGGCATCCCGCCGCGCTTCCTCGACCACGCCTCCCGTGCCGAGGTCATGGCGGAGATCGGCCTCACCGCCCCCGACATCGCCCGCCAGGTCACCGGCCTGGTCTCCAAGCTGGACGGGCGGTACAGCGACAGCGCGGCCGAGGCGGAGCCCGCCCGCGACTGA
- a CDS encoding sugar ABC transporter permease, which produces MSDTSKVSKDAGTKGQAHQSTVAPSDDPTAAPVSVVDPRLLIREEGLKGYWTEFTRKVKGGELGSLPVVVGLIVIWTIFQLQNDRFLSADNVSNISYYMSATGMLAIGLVFVLLLGEIDLSVGSVSGLASTLFAVFSVEHGVGVWLSLVLAVLVGIGIGALQGWFFAKIGVPAFVVTLAGFLGWNGLMLWLLGSSGTINIPSDSGPIHLLGQSSFFMDQAIIGAYLLAGLGVVLSLVGNLNDQRRRKAANVPFRPTSEILLRVGVLALASFLAAYVLNDAAGVSNALVIFLAALVIVDFVLRRTTYGRKVFAVGGGIEAARRAGINVPLIRITVFAISGGFAAIGGMFFAGQTASATLSAGGGNTLMLAIAAAVIGGTSLFGGRGSVWSALLGMLVIQSIQTGLDLLNMNQSIQYMITGGVLLGAVVIDSVSRKSQKAAGRG; this is translated from the coding sequence GTGAGCGACACATCCAAGGTTTCCAAGGACGCCGGAACGAAGGGGCAGGCGCACCAGTCGACGGTCGCCCCCTCCGACGATCCCACCGCCGCGCCGGTCTCGGTGGTCGACCCCCGGCTGCTGATCCGCGAAGAGGGCCTCAAGGGCTACTGGACCGAGTTCACGCGCAAGGTCAAGGGCGGTGAGCTGGGCTCGCTGCCGGTCGTGGTCGGCCTGATCGTCATCTGGACGATCTTCCAGCTGCAGAACGACCGCTTCCTCAGCGCCGACAACGTCTCGAACATCAGCTACTACATGTCGGCCACCGGCATGCTCGCCATCGGCCTGGTGTTCGTCCTGCTGCTCGGTGAGATCGACCTGTCGGTCGGTTCGGTCAGCGGTCTGGCCTCCACCCTGTTCGCCGTGTTCTCGGTGGAACACGGCGTGGGCGTCTGGCTGTCGCTGGTCCTGGCGGTCCTCGTCGGTATCGGCATCGGCGCGCTGCAGGGCTGGTTCTTCGCGAAGATCGGCGTACCGGCCTTCGTCGTGACCCTGGCCGGCTTCCTCGGCTGGAACGGTCTGATGCTGTGGCTGCTGGGCTCCAGCGGCACCATCAACATCCCGTCCGACTCCGGTCCGATCCACCTGCTGGGCCAGAGCTCGTTCTTCATGGACCAGGCCATCATCGGCGCGTACCTGCTGGCGGGCCTCGGTGTCGTACTGAGCCTCGTCGGCAACCTCAATGATCAGCGGCGCCGCAAGGCCGCAAACGTGCCGTTCCGGCCGACCAGCGAGATCCTGCTGCGCGTCGGGGTGCTCGCGCTGGCGTCCTTCCTCGCCGCGTACGTGCTGAACGACGCCGCCGGTGTCTCCAACGCGCTGGTGATCTTCCTGGCGGCGCTGGTGATCGTGGACTTCGTGCTGCGTCGCACGACATACGGCCGCAAGGTGTTCGCGGTCGGCGGCGGCATCGAGGCGGCCCGCCGTGCGGGTATCAACGTGCCCTTGATCCGTATCACCGTGTTCGCCATCTCCGGTGGGTTCGCAGCCATCGGCGGCATGTTCTTCGCCGGTCAGACCGCCAGTGCCACGCTGAGCGCCGGCGGCGGCAACACGCTGATGCTCGCCATCGCGGCGGCCGTCATCGGTGGTACGTCGCTGTTCGGTGGGCGTGGCTCGGTGTGGTCGGCGCTGCTCGGCATGCTGGTGATCCAGTCCATCCAGACGGGTCTGGACCTGCTGAACATGAACCAGTCGATCCAGTACATGATCACCGGTGGTGTTCTGCTGGGAGCGGTCGTCATCGACTCGGTGTCTCGAAAGTCTCAGAAGGCGGCCGGTCGCGGATAG
- a CDS encoding ATP-binding cassette domain-containing protein → MVNVSATPVLALRGVSKRFGAVQALTDVELEVHAGEVVALVGDNGAGKSTLVKTIAGVHPIDEGIIEWDGSPVSINKPHDAQGLGVATVYQDLALCDNLDVVGNLYLGRELLRRGIIDEVSMEQKARELLNTLSIRIPSVRIPIASLSGGQRQVVAIARALIGDPKVVILDEPTAALGVEQTAQVLDLVERLRERNLGVILISHNMADVKAVADTVAVLRLGRNNGSFLVKDTSQEEIISAITGATDNAVTRRAGRRSTEAAK, encoded by the coding sequence ATGGTTAACGTGTCCGCTACGCCCGTGCTGGCGTTGCGCGGAGTCTCCAAGCGATTCGGTGCGGTGCAGGCCCTCACCGACGTCGAACTGGAGGTCCACGCCGGTGAAGTGGTCGCCCTCGTCGGCGACAACGGCGCTGGAAAGTCCACGCTGGTCAAGACGATTGCCGGTGTGCATCCCATCGATGAGGGCATCATCGAGTGGGACGGCAGCCCGGTCAGCATCAACAAGCCGCACGACGCCCAGGGACTCGGCGTCGCGACGGTCTACCAGGACCTCGCCCTGTGCGACAACCTCGACGTGGTCGGCAATCTCTACCTCGGACGCGAGCTGCTGCGCCGCGGCATCATCGACGAGGTCTCGATGGAGCAGAAGGCCCGCGAGCTGCTGAACACGCTCTCCATCCGCATCCCGAGTGTGCGCATCCCGATCGCGAGCCTCTCCGGCGGTCAGCGCCAGGTCGTCGCCATCGCGCGCGCCCTGATCGGGGACCCCAAGGTCGTGATCCTGGACGAGCCCACCGCCGCCCTCGGTGTCGAGCAGACCGCACAGGTCCTCGACCTCGTCGAGCGGCTGCGCGAGCGCAACCTCGGCGTCATCCTCATCAGCCACAACATGGCCGACGTGAAGGCCGTCGCCGACACCGTCGCCGTGCTGCGTCTGGGCAGGAACAACGGTTCCTTCTTGGTGAAGGACACCAGTCAGGAAGAGATCATCTCCGCGATCACGGGTGCCACGGACAACGCCGTGACCCGTCGTGCGGGGCGTCGCAGCACGGAGGCCGCGAAGTGA
- a CDS encoding sugar ABC transporter substrate-binding protein, which produces MRRVAVSVAISALAVSAAACGKAGDDNGSDSSSSSGSGSGGKSIGLLLPDNVTARYEKFDKPYFEAKVKELCSDCTVSYANAAADPGKQAQQMSSMVTKGVKVIVVSAQDSAAIKSSIASAVSKGVKVVAYDRLAQGPVSAYVSFDNVKVGELQGQALLDALGSKATPKSKVVMINGDDADPNAGQFKEGAHKVLDGKVDIAYEQSGLWKDTVAAQKMSAAITQLGAKNIAGVYAANDGMAGGIANTLKGAGISTIPLTGQDAELAAIQRIVAGTQSSTVYKAYKPEADNAAELAVNLLQGKDIKSLADTQVTSGSGDKVQAKLLTPVSVTVKNINDTVVKDGLYTVADICTANYAAACKKAGLQ; this is translated from the coding sequence ATGCGTCGTGTGGCCGTATCCGTCGCGATCTCGGCGCTCGCCGTCTCGGCCGCCGCCTGTGGCAAGGCCGGCGACGACAACGGCAGTGACAGCAGCAGCAGCTCGGGCTCGGGCTCGGGCGGCAAGTCGATCGGCCTGCTCCTGCCCGACAACGTCACGGCGCGGTACGAGAAGTTCGACAAGCCGTACTTCGAGGCCAAGGTCAAGGAGCTGTGCAGCGACTGCACCGTCTCCTACGCCAACGCCGCGGCCGACCCGGGCAAGCAGGCCCAGCAGATGAGCAGCATGGTCACCAAGGGCGTCAAGGTGATCGTGGTCTCGGCGCAGGACTCCGCCGCCATCAAGTCCTCCATCGCCTCCGCGGTGAGCAAGGGCGTCAAGGTCGTCGCGTACGACCGTCTGGCCCAGGGCCCGGTCTCCGCCTACGTCTCCTTCGACAACGTCAAGGTCGGCGAGCTCCAGGGTCAGGCCCTGCTCGACGCGCTCGGCTCCAAGGCGACCCCGAAGTCCAAGGTCGTCATGATCAACGGTGACGACGCCGACCCGAACGCCGGCCAGTTCAAGGAAGGCGCCCACAAGGTCCTCGACGGCAAGGTCGACATCGCCTACGAGCAGTCCGGCCTGTGGAAGGACACCGTCGCCGCGCAGAAGATGTCCGCGGCCATCACCCAGCTGGGCGCCAAGAACATCGCGGGCGTCTACGCCGCCAACGACGGCATGGCCGGTGGTATCGCCAACACCCTCAAGGGCGCGGGCATCAGCACCATCCCGCTGACCGGTCAGGACGCCGAGCTCGCGGCCATCCAGCGGATCGTCGCCGGCACCCAGTCCTCCACGGTCTACAAGGCCTACAAGCCGGAGGCCGACAACGCCGCCGAGCTCGCGGTCAACCTGCTCCAGGGCAAGGACATCAAGTCCCTGGCCGACACCCAGGTCACCAGTGGCTCCGGTGACAAGGTCCAGGCCAAGCTGCTGACCCCGGTCTCGGTCACCGTCAAGAACATCAACGACACGGTCGTCAAGGACGGTCTGTACACCGTCGCCGACATCTGCACCGCGAACTACGCCGCCGCGTGCAAGAAGGCCGGCCTTCAGTAA
- a CDS encoding ROK family transcriptional regulator has product METPGSQSSLHRANLERVVRAVRLAGSLTQAEIARTTGLSAATVSNIVRELKDGGTVEVTPTSAGGRRARAVSLSGDAGIVIGVDFGHTHLRVAVGNLAHQVLAEESEPLDVDASSTQGFDRAEQLVNRLIEATGVDRSKIAGVGLGVPGPIDLESGSLGSSAILPGWIGTKPAEELQGRLGVPVHVDNDANLGALGELVWGSGRGVRDLAYIKVASGVGAGLVISGKIYRGPGGTAGEIGHITLDESGPVCRCGNRGCLETFAAARYVLPLLQSSHGTDLTMEGVVRLARDGDPGCRRVIADVGRHIGSGVANLCNLLNPSRVVLGGDLAEAGELVLGPIRESVGRYAIPSAARQLSVLPGALGGRAEVLGALALALSEMGDSTLLDSTLHAATPAFT; this is encoded by the coding sequence GTGGAGACTCCGGGGTCGCAGTCGTCACTGCACCGAGCCAACCTGGAGCGGGTCGTACGTGCCGTCCGGCTGGCCGGGTCGCTCACACAGGCGGAGATCGCACGCACCACGGGACTGTCCGCCGCGACCGTCTCCAATATCGTCCGCGAGCTCAAGGACGGCGGAACCGTCGAGGTCACGCCCACGTCGGCGGGTGGCAGGCGGGCCCGCGCGGTCTCCCTGAGCGGGGACGCCGGCATCGTCATAGGGGTGGACTTCGGGCACACCCATCTGCGCGTCGCGGTCGGGAACCTCGCCCATCAGGTGCTGGCCGAGGAGTCCGAGCCACTGGACGTGGACGCCTCCTCCACCCAGGGCTTCGACCGGGCGGAACAGCTGGTCAACCGGCTGATCGAGGCGACCGGCGTGGACCGCTCGAAGATCGCCGGGGTGGGCCTCGGCGTGCCCGGCCCCATCGACCTGGAGTCCGGCTCCCTGGGCTCCTCCGCCATCCTGCCGGGCTGGATCGGCACCAAGCCCGCCGAGGAGCTCCAGGGGCGCCTGGGCGTGCCCGTGCACGTGGACAACGACGCCAACCTGGGCGCCCTCGGTGAGCTGGTCTGGGGCAGTGGCCGGGGAGTGCGGGACCTGGCGTACATCAAGGTCGCGAGCGGTGTGGGTGCCGGACTGGTCATCAGCGGCAAGATCTACCGTGGCCCGGGTGGCACAGCGGGAGAAATCGGGCATATTACTCTTGATGAGTCCGGTCCCGTCTGCCGTTGCGGCAACCGCGGCTGTCTGGAGACCTTCGCGGCCGCGCGCTATGTGCTCCCGCTCCTCCAGTCCAGCCACGGCACCGATCTCACCATGGAAGGCGTTGTTCGACTCGCACGGGACGGAGATCCTGGCTGCCGTCGGGTGATCGCCGACGTCGGCCGACATATCGGCAGTGGAGTCGCCAATCTCTGCAACTTGCTGAACCCGAGCCGAGTCGTCCTGGGCGGTGATCTCGCCGAGGCCGGTGAGCTGGTGCTCGGGCCGATCAGGGAGTCTGTCGGCCGCTATGCGATCCCCAGTGCGGCACGCCAACTGAGCGTGCTTCCCGGGGCACTTGGAGGTCGTGCGGAGGTGCTCGGAGCACTCGCCCTCGCGCTCAGCGAGATGGGTGATTCGACCCTTTTGGACAGCACGCTGCATGCAGCGACACCTGCCTTCACTTAG
- a CDS encoding carbohydrate ABC transporter permease: MKTTETPAPVPADSGTPVAKTDTRGGPARKEKKKEGGVLNVFSHGMLILWAFMVVMPLLWAVMTSFKDDSAIFNSPWALPDKLHFDNWSRAWTDANMSDYFLNTILVVAGSLIGTLVLGSMAAYVLARFDFPGNRFIYFLFIGGMSFPIMLALVPLFYVVNNMGLLNTIHGLILVYIAYSLPFTVFFLTAFFRTLPTSVAEAAFVDGASHSRTFFQIMLPMAKPGLISVGIFNFLGQWNQYMLPTVLNTDPDKRVLTQGLVQLAASQGYKGDWSGLFAGLVMAMIPVLVAYIIFQRQVVAGLTAGALK, translated from the coding sequence ATGAAGACGACCGAAACCCCTGCCCCCGTACCGGCCGACTCCGGTACTCCCGTCGCCAAGACCGACACCCGAGGCGGCCCGGCCCGGAAGGAGAAGAAGAAGGAGGGCGGCGTCCTCAACGTCTTCTCGCACGGAATGCTCATCCTGTGGGCGTTCATGGTCGTGATGCCGCTGCTGTGGGCGGTGATGACGTCCTTCAAGGACGACAGTGCCATCTTCAACTCGCCCTGGGCGCTGCCGGACAAGCTGCACTTCGACAACTGGTCGCGGGCCTGGACCGACGCCAACATGAGCGACTACTTCCTCAACACCATTCTGGTGGTGGCGGGTTCGCTCATCGGCACCCTGGTGCTCGGCTCGATGGCGGCGTATGTGCTGGCCCGGTTCGATTTCCCGGGCAACCGTTTCATCTACTTCCTGTTCATCGGCGGCATGAGCTTCCCGATCATGCTGGCGCTGGTCCCGCTGTTCTACGTCGTGAACAACATGGGCCTGCTGAACACGATTCACGGGCTGATCCTGGTCTACATCGCGTACTCACTGCCGTTCACGGTCTTCTTCCTGACCGCGTTCTTCCGCACCCTGCCGACCTCGGTGGCGGAAGCGGCCTTCGTGGACGGGGCCTCGCATTCCAGGACGTTCTTCCAGATCATGCTGCCGATGGCCAAGCCGGGCCTGATCAGCGTGGGGATCTTCAACTTCCTGGGCCAGTGGAACCAGTACATGCTGCCGACGGTGCTCAACACCGACCCGGACAAACGGGTACTGACCCAGGGGCTGGTCCAACTCGCGGCCAGCCAGGGCTACAAGGGCGACTGGTCGGGCCTGTTCGCCGGTCTGGTGATGGCGATGATCCCGGTCCTCGTGGCCTACATCATCTTCCAGCGACAGGTGGTGGCCGGGCTGACGGCGGGCGCGCTGAAGTAG